In Nocardioides sp. InS609-2, a single genomic region encodes these proteins:
- a CDS encoding pyruvate carboxylase: MFSKVLVANRGEIAIRAFRAAYELGASTVAVFPYEDRLSEHRLRADEAYEIGERGHPVRAYLDPDAIVAVAVRAGADAIYPGYGFLSENPGLAEACANAGITFIGPTAEVLTLTGNKARAIAAARAAGVPTLKSVEPSTDVDALVEAAETLPFPVFVKAVAGGGGRGMRRVDDPAQLREAIDTCMREGEAAFGDPTVFIEQAVVEPRHIEVQILADGDGHVMHLFERDCSVQRRHQKVVEIAPAPHLDPELRDRMCADAVRFAGEIGYRNAGTVEFLLDPAGNYVFIEMNPRIQVEHTVTEEITDVDLVQSQMRIASGETLADLGLSQDKLVIRGAALQCRITTEDPANSFRPDTGKITTYRSPGGAGVRIDGGTTYTGAEVSAHFDSMLAKLTCRGRTHELAVQKARRALAEFRIRGVSTNIAFLQAVLDDKDFVAGRVTTSFIEEHPQLLATRTSGDRGTKLLAHLAHVTVNQPHGPAPVSVDPASKLPPVDLAVPAPDGTRQLLLAVGPEDFARRLREQNQVAVTDTTFRDAHQSLLATRVRTRDLLQVAGHVARTTPQLWSVEAWGGATYDVALRFLAEDPWARLVALRQAVPNICLQMLLRGRNTVGYTPYPTEVTHAFVQEAATSGIDVFRIFDALNDVEQMRPAIEAVRATGSTVAEVALCYTGDLSSPDETLYTLDYYLTLAERIVDAGAHVLAIKDMAGLLRAPAARTLVTALRERFDLPVHLHTHDTAGGQLATLLAAIDAGVDAVDAATAPMAGTTSQPPLSALVSATDHSDRETGLSLDAICALEPYWEATRRVYAPFESGLPSPTGRVYTHEIPGGQLSNLRQQAIALGLGEKFEQIEDMYAAANDILGNVVKVTPSSKVVGDLALHLVAVGADPEVFAENPEKFDIPDSVIGFLNGELGDPPGGWPEPFRTKALAGRTWKPPASELTEEQSARLATHPRETLNELLFPGPTKEFRESRATYGDVSALPTLTYLYGLRQGEEIEVEIAEGKRILFGVQAISEPDERGYRTLMATINGQLRPVSVRDTSVASQVTTAERADPSVPGQVAAPFQGAVTPVVAEGDTVAIGDTVATIEAMKMEAAITAPIAGTVKRLAITSTQGVEGGDLVLVLE, encoded by the coding sequence ATGTTCTCCAAGGTCCTGGTCGCCAACCGCGGCGAGATCGCCATCCGCGCGTTCCGTGCCGCCTACGAGCTCGGCGCCAGCACGGTCGCGGTCTTCCCGTACGAGGACCGGCTCTCCGAGCACCGGCTGCGCGCCGACGAGGCCTACGAGATCGGCGAGCGGGGCCACCCGGTACGGGCCTACCTCGACCCCGACGCGATCGTCGCCGTCGCGGTGCGCGCCGGCGCCGACGCCATCTACCCCGGCTACGGCTTCCTGTCCGAGAACCCCGGCCTCGCCGAGGCGTGCGCCAACGCCGGCATCACGTTCATCGGTCCGACCGCCGAGGTGCTGACACTCACCGGCAACAAGGCCCGCGCAATCGCGGCCGCCCGCGCGGCCGGCGTGCCGACTCTCAAGAGCGTCGAGCCCTCCACCGACGTCGACGCGCTCGTCGAAGCAGCCGAGACGCTGCCGTTCCCCGTCTTCGTCAAGGCCGTCGCGGGAGGTGGCGGCCGTGGCATGCGGCGCGTCGACGACCCGGCCCAGCTGCGCGAGGCGATCGACACGTGTATGCGCGAGGGCGAGGCCGCGTTCGGCGACCCGACCGTATTCATCGAGCAGGCCGTCGTCGAGCCCCGACACATCGAGGTGCAGATCCTGGCCGACGGTGACGGCCACGTCATGCACCTCTTCGAGCGCGACTGCTCGGTGCAGCGCCGCCACCAGAAGGTCGTCGAGATCGCGCCCGCGCCGCACCTCGACCCCGAGCTCCGCGATCGCATGTGCGCCGATGCCGTGCGCTTCGCCGGCGAGATCGGCTACCGCAACGCCGGCACGGTCGAGTTCCTGCTCGACCCGGCCGGCAACTACGTCTTCATCGAGATGAACCCGCGCATCCAGGTCGAGCACACTGTCACCGAGGAGATCACCGACGTCGACCTGGTGCAGAGCCAGATGCGGATCGCCTCCGGCGAGACGCTCGCCGACCTCGGCCTCTCGCAGGACAAGCTGGTCATCCGAGGCGCCGCACTCCAGTGCCGGATCACCACCGAGGACCCCGCCAACAGCTTCCGCCCCGACACCGGCAAGATCACGACGTACCGCTCCCCCGGTGGCGCAGGGGTCCGCATCGACGGCGGTACGACGTACACCGGCGCCGAGGTCAGCGCACACTTCGACTCCATGCTGGCCAAGCTCACCTGTCGCGGCCGCACGCACGAGCTCGCGGTGCAGAAGGCCCGGCGCGCGCTCGCGGAGTTCCGCATCCGGGGCGTCTCGACCAACATCGCGTTCCTCCAGGCCGTGCTCGACGACAAGGACTTCGTGGCCGGCCGGGTCACCACGTCGTTCATCGAGGAACACCCGCAACTGCTGGCGACGCGTACGTCCGGCGATCGCGGCACCAAGCTGCTGGCCCACCTCGCGCACGTCACCGTCAACCAGCCACACGGTCCCGCACCGGTCAGCGTCGATCCGGCGAGCAAGCTGCCGCCCGTCGACCTGGCCGTGCCCGCGCCAGACGGCACCCGCCAGCTGCTCCTGGCGGTCGGGCCCGAGGATTTCGCCCGCCGCCTGCGGGAGCAGAATCAGGTGGCCGTCACCGACACGACCTTCCGCGACGCCCACCAGTCACTGCTCGCGACGCGCGTCCGCACGCGTGACCTCCTGCAGGTCGCCGGCCACGTGGCGCGTACGACGCCGCAGCTGTGGTCCGTCGAGGCCTGGGGCGGGGCGACGTACGACGTCGCGTTGCGCTTCCTGGCCGAGGACCCATGGGCCCGTCTGGTCGCGCTGCGCCAGGCCGTGCCCAACATCTGCCTCCAGATGCTGCTGCGCGGGCGCAACACGGTCGGCTACACGCCGTACCCGACGGAGGTCACACATGCCTTCGTGCAGGAGGCGGCGACCTCCGGCATCGACGTGTTCCGCATCTTCGACGCCCTCAACGATGTCGAGCAGATGCGCCCGGCGATCGAGGCGGTGCGGGCCACCGGCAGCACGGTCGCGGAGGTCGCGCTCTGCTACACCGGCGACCTGTCGAGCCCCGACGAGACGCTCTACACGCTGGACTACTATCTGACCCTGGCCGAGCGCATCGTCGACGCCGGCGCGCACGTGCTGGCGATCAAGGACATGGCCGGTCTGCTGCGGGCGCCCGCCGCGCGCACGCTCGTCACCGCACTGCGCGAGCGCTTCGACCTGCCCGTGCACCTGCACACCCACGACACCGCCGGGGGCCAGCTCGCGACCCTGCTCGCGGCGATCGACGCCGGGGTAGACGCGGTCGACGCCGCAACCGCCCCGATGGCCGGCACCACCTCGCAGCCTCCGCTGTCGGCGCTCGTCTCGGCGACCGACCACTCCGACCGCGAGACCGGCCTCTCGCTCGACGCGATCTGCGCGCTCGAGCCCTACTGGGAGGCGACCCGCCGCGTCTACGCGCCGTTCGAGTCCGGACTCCCCTCACCGACCGGCCGCGTCTACACCCACGAGATCCCGGGCGGGCAGCTCTCCAACCTGCGGCAGCAGGCGATCGCGCTGGGGCTCGGCGAGAAGTTCGAGCAGATCGAGGACATGTACGCCGCGGCCAACGACATCCTCGGCAACGTCGTGAAGGTGACGCCGTCGTCCAAGGTGGTCGGCGACCTCGCCCTGCACCTGGTGGCGGTCGGCGCCGACCCGGAGGTCTTCGCCGAGAACCCCGAGAAGTTCGACATCCCCGACTCGGTCATCGGCTTCCTCAACGGCGAGCTGGGCGACCCGCCCGGCGGCTGGCCGGAGCCGTTCCGCACCAAGGCGCTGGCGGGGCGCACCTGGAAGCCGCCGGCGTCCGAGCTGACCGAGGAGCAGTCGGCCCGGCTCGCCACCCACCCCCGCGAGACGCTCAACGAGCTGCTGTTCCCCGGCCCGACCAAGGAGTTCCGCGAGTCCCGCGCGACGTACGGCGACGTGTCGGCCCTGCCGACGCTCACCTACCTCTACGGGCTGCGCCAGGGCGAGGAGATCGAGGTCGAGATCGCCGAGGGCAAGCGCATCCTGTTCGGCGTACAGGCGATCAGCGAGCCCGACGAGCGCGGCTACCGCACCCTGATGGCCACCATCAACGGCCAACTGCGCCCGGTCTCGGTGCGCGACACGTCGGTCGCCTCGCAGGTCACCACGGCAGAGAGGGCCGACCCGTCGGTGCCCGGCCAGGTCGCCGCGCCGTTCCAGGGCGCGGTGACGCCCGTGGTGGCCGAGGGTGACACCGTCGCGATCGGTGACACCGTCGCGACCATCGAGGCGATGAAGATGGAGGCCGCCATCACCGCCCCGATCGCCGGCACGGTGAAGCGGCTCGCCATCACCTCCACGCAGGGCGTCGAGGGTGGCGACCTGGTGCTCGTCCTGGAGTAG
- a CDS encoding NAD(P)H-quinone dehydrogenase encodes MSEHVVIVGGGPGGYESALVAAQLGARVTVVDSDGIGGSAVLTDCVPSKTLIATAELMTEVASAAELGVNFRDHEGDAATTIQVDLARVNARVKQLAADQSSDIARRLEKEDVRVVRGRGRLAGADRVHVTLNDGGEETIEADAVLLATGAAPRTLPSAQPDGERILTWEQVYDVDDVPENLIVVGSGVTGAEFASAYLALGIDVTLVSSRDRVLPGEDADASAVLEEVSTRRGMKVLSKSRMESVTRDGDTVTVTLTDGRTVQGSHCILALGSVPKTADLGLEEAGVEVDEGGFITVDRVSRTSARGVYAAGDCTGVLMLASVAAMQGRIAMWHFLGDAVAPLDLKKVSSNVFTAPEIATVGWSQKAVEAGEIVCETVMLPMAGNPRAKMQGVRDGFVKLFCRPGTGVVVGGVVVGPRASELIHPVSIAVAESLTADQLAHAFTVYPSMSGSIAEAARRMHRV; translated from the coding sequence ATGAGTGAGCACGTCGTCATCGTCGGGGGCGGCCCGGGCGGCTACGAGTCGGCCCTGGTCGCGGCTCAGCTGGGCGCGCGGGTCACCGTCGTCGACAGCGATGGCATCGGTGGCTCCGCCGTGCTCACCGACTGCGTGCCGAGCAAGACCCTGATCGCAACCGCCGAGCTGATGACCGAGGTGGCCTCGGCCGCCGAGCTCGGGGTCAACTTCCGCGACCACGAGGGCGACGCCGCCACGACCATCCAGGTCGATCTGGCGCGAGTCAACGCCCGGGTCAAGCAGCTCGCCGCCGACCAGTCGTCCGACATCGCCCGCCGACTCGAGAAGGAAGACGTCCGGGTCGTCCGCGGCCGCGGTCGCCTGGCCGGCGCCGACCGAGTGCACGTCACGCTGAACGACGGTGGCGAAGAGACCATCGAGGCCGACGCCGTACTCCTCGCGACCGGCGCCGCGCCCCGCACCCTGCCCTCGGCCCAGCCCGACGGCGAGCGGATCCTGACCTGGGAACAGGTGTACGACGTCGACGACGTGCCCGAGAATCTGATCGTCGTCGGGTCCGGTGTCACCGGCGCTGAGTTCGCCTCCGCCTACCTCGCGCTCGGCATCGACGTCACCCTCGTCTCCTCGCGCGACCGGGTGCTGCCCGGCGAGGACGCCGACGCGTCCGCCGTGCTCGAGGAGGTCTCGACCCGGCGCGGCATGAAGGTGCTCTCGAAGTCGCGGATGGAGTCGGTCACCCGCGACGGCGACACCGTGACCGTCACGCTCACCGACGGCCGCACCGTGCAGGGCTCGCACTGCATCCTCGCCCTCGGCTCGGTGCCCAAGACCGCCGACCTCGGCCTCGAGGAGGCCGGCGTCGAGGTCGACGAGGGCGGCTTCATCACGGTCGACCGCGTCTCACGCACCTCCGCACGGGGTGTGTACGCCGCGGGCGACTGCACCGGAGTGCTCATGCTCGCCTCCGTCGCCGCCATGCAGGGCCGGATCGCGATGTGGCACTTCCTCGGCGACGCCGTGGCGCCGTTGGACCTGAAGAAGGTCTCCTCCAACGTCTTCACCGCCCCCGAGATCGCGACCGTCGGCTGGTCGCAGAAGGCCGTCGAGGCAGGCGAGATCGTGTGCGAGACGGTGATGCTGCCGATGGCCGGCAACCCGCGCGCCAAGATGCAGGGCGTGCGCGACGGCTTCGTGAAGCTCTTCTGCCGACCCGGCACCGGCGTCGTGGTGGGCGGCGTCGTCGTCGGCCCGCGCGCCTCGGAGCTGATCCACCCGGTCTCGATCGCGGTGGCCGAGTCGCTGACCGCAGACCAGTTGGCGCATGCGTTCACTGTCTACCCGTCGATGAGCGGCTCGATCGCCGAGGCCGCGCGCAGGATGCACCGGGTCTGA
- the lpdA gene encoding dihydrolipoyl dehydrogenase: MSESHFDVIVLGAGPGGYVAAIRAAQLGKSVAVIEDKYWGGVCLNVGCIPSKALLKNAELAHVLAHEKEKFGIEGDATMAFGPTHKRSRQVSAGIVKGVHFLMKKNKITEIDGWGTLTSGTSVDVKKSDGETASYTFTDLIIATGATVRMLPGMSVSDNVVTYEEQILDENLPGSIIIGGSGAIGVEFAYVMKNFGVDVTIVEFLDRMVPTEDADVSKELLKHYKKLGVKVMLKTKVDQVEDTGSGVRVTVSPADGGDAQVIEADKMLAAFGFSPRIEGYGLDALGVKVTDRGAIEVDARGRTNVANVYAIGDVTGKMMLAHAAEAMGIVTAETIAGEDTQEINFDMIPRATFCQPQIGSFGYSEQQAKDKGYDVKTATFPFSANGKAQGLGDAVGFVKVVADATYNEILGAHMIGPDVTELLPVLTLAQQWDLTADEVARNIFAHPTLAEAVKESVHGIAGHMINF, from the coding sequence GTGAGCGAATCCCACTTCGATGTCATCGTCCTCGGCGCCGGACCCGGAGGGTACGTCGCCGCTATCCGCGCCGCCCAGCTCGGCAAGTCGGTCGCCGTGATCGAGGACAAGTACTGGGGCGGTGTCTGCCTCAACGTCGGCTGCATCCCGTCGAAGGCCCTTCTCAAGAACGCCGAGCTCGCGCACGTGCTCGCGCACGAGAAGGAGAAGTTCGGCATCGAGGGCGACGCCACGATGGCGTTCGGGCCGACGCACAAGCGGTCGCGCCAGGTCAGCGCGGGCATCGTCAAGGGCGTCCACTTCCTGATGAAGAAGAACAAGATCACCGAGATCGACGGCTGGGGCACGCTCACCAGCGGCACGAGCGTCGACGTGAAGAAGTCCGACGGTGAGACCGCGTCGTACACCTTCACCGACCTCATCATCGCGACTGGCGCCACGGTGCGGATGCTCCCGGGCATGTCGGTCAGCGACAACGTCGTGACCTACGAGGAGCAGATCCTCGACGAGAACCTCCCCGGCTCGATCATCATCGGCGGCTCCGGCGCGATCGGCGTCGAGTTCGCCTACGTGATGAAGAACTTCGGCGTCGACGTGACGATCGTGGAGTTCCTCGACCGGATGGTGCCCACCGAGGACGCCGACGTGTCCAAGGAGCTGCTGAAGCACTACAAGAAGCTCGGCGTGAAGGTCATGCTCAAGACAAAGGTCGACCAGGTCGAGGACACCGGCTCCGGTGTCCGGGTCACCGTCAGCCCCGCCGACGGTGGCGACGCGCAGGTCATCGAGGCCGACAAGATGCTGGCCGCGTTCGGCTTCTCACCGCGCATCGAGGGCTACGGCCTCGACGCGCTCGGCGTCAAGGTCACCGACCGCGGTGCCATCGAGGTCGACGCCCGCGGCCGCACCAACGTCGCCAACGTCTACGCCATCGGTGACGTCACCGGCAAGATGATGCTGGCCCACGCCGCCGAGGCGATGGGCATCGTCACCGCCGAGACCATCGCCGGTGAGGACACCCAGGAGATCAACTTCGACATGATCCCGCGGGCCACGTTCTGCCAGCCGCAGATCGGCTCGTTCGGCTACTCCGAGCAGCAGGCCAAGGACAAGGGGTACGACGTCAAGACGGCCACGTTCCCCTTCTCGGCCAACGGCAAGGCGCAGGGGCTCGGCGACGCGGTCGGCTTCGTGAAGGTGGTCGCCGACGCGACGTACAACGAGATCCTCGGTGCCCACATGATCGGCCCCGACGTCACCGAGCTGTTGCCGGTGCTCACCCTGGCCCAGCAGTGGGACCTCACCGCCGACGAGGTTGCGCGCAACATCTTCGCCCACCCGACGCTGGCCGAGGCCGTCAAGGAATCCGTGCACGGCATTGCCGGCCACATGATCAACTTCTGA
- a CDS encoding gamma-glutamylcyclotransferase family protein — MTLYAAYGTNLDPAQMSDRCPHSPLHTTGWLTGWRLTFGGEEHGWDGALPTIVEDPIDQVFVAVYDVTPEDETALDGWESADTGLYRKTKVRVSTMNGELLVWAYVLDAYEGGLPSASLLGLLANAAEAADAPVDYVAGLRRRTCRSTGL, encoded by the coding sequence GTGACGCTCTACGCCGCATACGGGACGAACCTCGACCCCGCCCAGATGAGCGACCGCTGCCCGCACTCGCCATTGCACACCACGGGGTGGCTGACCGGCTGGCGGCTGACGTTCGGCGGCGAGGAGCACGGCTGGGACGGCGCGCTGCCGACCATCGTCGAGGACCCGATCGACCAGGTCTTCGTCGCCGTGTACGACGTCACGCCGGAGGACGAGACCGCGCTGGACGGCTGGGAGAGCGCCGACACCGGGCTCTACCGCAAGACCAAGGTGCGCGTCTCGACGATGAACGGCGAGCTGCTGGTGTGGGCCTACGTGCTCGACGCCTACGAGGGTGGCCTGCCGTCGGCCTCGCTGCTCGGGCTGCTGGCCAACGCCGCCGAGGCGGCCGACGCACCGGTCGACTACGTCGCCGGGTTGCGGCGTCGTACCTGCCGCTCGACGGGGCTGTAG
- a CDS encoding GNAT family N-acetyltransferase, which produces MTFTAPTLPITTERLVLRATRPDDAEPLHSYFSDAEVCRYLLHEPVSLEDCRTRVEGWATRVDPQEDGQPLWLIAELDGRHVGHVLLILRGREVSKAEIGWVFHPDVAGRGLATEAARAMVDVGFDHYGLHRITAQLDPRNAASARLCERLGLRQEAHLRQDWLNKGEWTDTAVFGILRDEWAPAQA; this is translated from the coding sequence GTGACCTTCACCGCACCCACGCTGCCGATCACCACCGAGCGCCTCGTGCTGCGTGCCACCCGCCCGGACGACGCGGAGCCGCTGCACTCCTACTTCTCCGACGCGGAGGTGTGCCGCTACCTCCTGCACGAGCCCGTGTCGCTCGAGGACTGCCGAACCAGGGTCGAAGGGTGGGCGACCCGCGTCGACCCGCAAGAGGACGGCCAGCCGCTCTGGCTGATCGCCGAGCTCGACGGCCGCCACGTCGGCCACGTGCTGCTGATCCTGCGCGGCCGCGAGGTGTCCAAGGCCGAGATCGGTTGGGTCTTCCACCCCGACGTTGCCGGTCGTGGCCTGGCCACCGAGGCGGCGCGCGCCATGGTCGACGTCGGCTTCGACCACTACGGGCTGCACCGCATCACGGCCCAGCTCGACCCGCGCAACGCGGCCTCCGCGCGCCTGTGCGAGCGGCTGGGGCTGCGCCAGGAGGCGCACCTGCGTCAGGACTGGTTGAACAAGGGTGAGTGGACCGACACCGCGGTCTTCGGGATCCTGCGCGACGAGTGGGCTCCCGCGCAGGCGTGA